The Solanum dulcamara chromosome 2, daSolDulc1.2, whole genome shotgun sequence region AATAAAGCTAGCTAGCTATCACTATCAGACACTATAACTACATTAAATTTTAGTACTTTACAACTTTAATTAGCAATGTATGAAATTCATGAGGAATAAATTTAAAGAACTTTTAACAATAAGAGATGAAAGAATGGTGGTGACTCTCATTTACCTTTTGACAATGTCCATGTAGAATCGCGATTGGTTGcgtataaattaatttaattttgggGGTTCAtagagaaaaggaaagaaaaaaatgaaccaTGCATTGTATGATTTATCCAGAATCTAGTAAGTTGCCTTTTCTAGAATACGCAACCTGTAAACTCAAAATTCTGGATTCGTCTTTGAATTTATGTCAATAATGACAATCAATAAGTTGTGGGGTGGTGGACAAAACAAGTGctgtttgttgttgttcttgttcttgttgCTTTTGTGCTTGTTCTTGACGATATTTTGGTGGATGTTGAAGATTTcttgattgattttgatattctggTGGTGCTGGAAGATTAAGATCTAATGACAACCCATTTCTTGGTttcttcaaattataattagcaTCAATACTTAAAGGGCTTAAACACAAAATcgtattgttattattagcaCCCCCTCTATGTCTTCTCATGTGACCACCTAATGCTTGTCCTGAGGTAAATTCTGCCCCACAATATGAACATGTGTGGATTCTAGGAGAAGGTGATTTGTTGTAATTTGGACTTTCCATATTGATATTGTTGAATTGGGATGAAAGAGGAGACAGTGTTGGTGACAATTTGTTGTTGTATTTgtaatttgttgttgttggtggtgagGGTTCGTCTTGATCTGAAAAATAGAACCATGGTTGTTTTTTCGGTTCAATTGTCAATGGCTTAGGTTTTTTATGACTTGCTCTGTGCCCACCTAGTGCTTGAAATGATGAGAATGTCCTGTTACACGTCTTGCATTCGTACACGTATGTACCGGCCTTGCCACCTTTTCCTAGGTCGGTCGTCTCTACATACCTCTTGCTATTAAATTTTGTTTGGTACAACCCCATTTCATCGTTGAAAAGATCAAAGAACTTTTTAGGTGGGGTCtgacgatgatgatgataatgatgatgtcCACCTTGGGACAAGAGGATCAGACACTTGGcggtttcttcttcttcctctgtgGGGACATCCTCGTCAGGAAAGTTTTCGTCCGAAGTGATAAGGGGTGGAgtagaattattattattgttgttgtcttcGTTGTTATTGAGGATACTTGCTTCTTCTCCGTAAACCGTGCCATCGACGTTCATGTCGCTGGTTGATGATGAATGTGCATTATTGATGGTCATGAAAGGGATTAGAGATTGAGGCCTAACACGTTTAGTGCGTTTGCCCTTAGAGACTCCCATCACTTCCTCTTGGGGAGCCTCCATCTCTCTTTTCGTCACCGCGAACgtattaaaaacatgaaattaacaacaacaataataatagtaacaacgATGTTTTCTCCCCCAAAAAAATGAAAGATTAAAAGGGTGGGGGGATCGAATTCATGTAACAACAAAAGATAGAATAAAGAGAATACAAAAAATGATGAGAACGGAGAGTGAAGggttatgaatatatatatactttatatTATACACCAAAAATAGTGATATGTAGGTTTTTAGAAGtcaaaaaagagagaaatttaACACCATTAATATAATTACTGAATTAGAATGGTACTAACTGAAAGTAACCTCCTAATTCCAATACTTTTggagaaagaaattaaaatgaatGGGAGACAATGAGAGAAAAGTGGAGAGAAGGAAAGAAAACTTGAATAATTTGATCGTATTTGATTGAACATGAAATttataaagataaatataattactttagtattactttatatttgacatatatattaatattataccACAAGATAAAAGAGAAGTTAAGATAGAGATCTAATTATTGATCATATTATTCATCAGCTTACAGCTAGTTAGTAatgtgattaattaattaaatgagGATCATGAActaattattttgttattgtttaTTTGGATGGAGTACATCTGTATGGATCATATTGAGgaaaaaagtaaatattttaattaataaggATGCATGTACTAGTAGTTTCTAATAGTTAATTAATTCCACTAATTAAACTTAACTAGTCTTGCAAGTAAGTTTGTGTATTGCACGTAATGAAGTTCCTTATGACAAGCAAAGGATTTAAGT contains the following coding sequences:
- the LOC129878858 gene encoding zinc finger protein ZAT5-like, which codes for MEAPQEEVMGVSKGKRTKRVRPQSLIPFMTINNAHSSSTSDMNVDGTVYGEEASILNNNEDNNNNNNSTPPLITSDENFPDEDVPTEEEEETAKCLILLSQGGHHHYHHHRQTPPKKFFDLFNDEMGLYQTKFNSKRYVETTDLGKGGKAGTYVYECKTCNRTFSSFQALGGHRASHKKPKPLTIEPKKQPWFYFSDQDEPSPPTTTNYKYNNKLSPTLSPLSSQFNNINMESPNYNKSPSPRIHTCSYCGAEFTSGQALGGHMRRHRGGANNNNTILCLSPLSIDANYNLKKPRNGLSLDLNLPAPPEYQNQSRNLQHPPKYRQEQAQKQQEQEQQQTALVLSTTPQLIDCHY